TGATCGACCTGCTGCTTTTCCTCATCTTGGCACTCCCTTTTCTGATGTTAACGCTCTCAGGCAGATCATACCATAATTTCAACCCCCGCTCATAACCATAATTGCTTTAATTTTAACTGATCTTGCTTTTTATTGTCCTTAAATGCCACCTTTTGCGGATTCCGGGCGCTCCGGAACTTTGCGCCTTATTTCCCCCGCTTGTTATGCCAGACCAAAGCGTGCAATTGAGGGAGCGTCCGCGCATCATTCATGTCGGGGTCCGCAATCACTTTATCCATGAGCCAATTCAGCTTCTTGAGCAATCGATCCGAAATATTCCCTTCTTCCTGAACATCGCTGTTCCCCGCCTGCAAAAAGAACGGAATATCCGGGTACCTCCGGTGAACCGTCTTGGCATACCGGTAGTCCTCGTCGTCGAACACCACAACCTTGAGGTTGGACGTACCGGAAGGCATTTGTTCGATGATGCGGTCCAACACGCTCCAATCCGTATGCATACGCGAACTTGGCGGCTTGGGGCTAAGCGTAAGAACATCCACGGACCTGAACCAGTCCTGCCATTTGCTTCCCTGCGTCTCCACCGCAACCTTGATGCCGAGTTGGTGCAATTGATCCGCCAACTCCTGTATAGGTTGCCCGATTAAGGCCGGATTGCCGCCCGATATCGTGACCCATTCGAAATTCCCCGCGGCAAGAGCCGCGAGTTCCGAAACAATCTCCGAAGCCTCCAGCATGCGCACCTGGTCTTTGGCCGAACCGTCCCAGGTGAAGGCGGAGTCGCACCATGCGCAGCGGTAATCGCAACCGTAAGTGCGAACGAACATGGTCTTTACGCCAATTACCGAACCTTCCCCCTGAATGGTCGGCCCGAATATTTCGATGACGGGAATCTTACTCAAAATCACACCCTCCATATACCCGGTATGCGGGGCCTTGATCCGGTATTTCGGAAGCCAACACTTCCGCCCATGCGGTGGGCGTCTCCCATAGCTTGACGGAATAGACGGGCAAACCGGCCGATTTCAACTGATGGCAAATGTAAGAAGACAAATTTTCCGCGGTCGTGCGGAAACCGAGCAGAGCGACCTTGGCATTTGTCCGTTGCAGGGTTTCCAGAACGGCTTCGTTGCCCATCGCCAGAAAAGCATGGTCCAACGGGTCGATGATC
The Paenibacillus thermoaerophilus DNA segment above includes these coding regions:
- the queE gene encoding 7-carboxy-7-deazaguanine synthase QueE codes for the protein MSKIPVIEIFGPTIQGEGSVIGVKTMFVRTYGCDYRCAWCDSAFTWDGSAKDQVRMLEASEIVSELAALAAGNFEWVTISGGNPALIGQPIQELADQLHQLGIKVAVETQGSKWQDWFRSVDVLTLSPKPPSSRMHTDWSVLDRIIEQMPSGTSNLKVVVFDDEDYRYAKTVHRRYPDIPFFLQAGNSDVQEEGNISDRLLKKLNWLMDKVIADPDMNDARTLPQLHALVWHNKRGK
- the queD gene encoding 6-carboxytetrahydropterin synthase QueD, with the protein product MMNEVSVCKMFTFDAAHQLVGHNGKCANVHGHTYKLEVVLKGKTVKEAGVSDEGFLMDFSDLKKIVKERIIDPLDHAFLAMGNEAVLETLQRTNAKVALLGFRTTAENLSSYICHQLKSAGLPVYSVKLWETPTAWAEVLASEIPDQGPAYRVYGGCDFE